In the Ochrobactrum sp. Marseille-Q0166 genome, one interval contains:
- a CDS encoding amidase, with protein MSSLADLSAVDLVSAYKAKSLSPVEVTEAVIERIEAYEAKLNALWSFDPENARASAKASEERWAKGEPAGPIDGVPLTIKENIATQGTAVPLGCAALPLNPAAVDAPPAARTREAGGVLLAKTTMPDLGMLSSGLSSFHKLARNPWDLNTNPGGSSAGAGSAGAAGYGPLHIGTDIGGSIRLPAGWCGLVGLKPSFGRIPIDPTFLGRVAGPMTRTVADSALYMSVLSCPDRRDPMSLPYQDIDWMNLDIDVKGLKIGLWLDAGFGEPTGDETRAAVEVAAKLLADAGAIIEPVAPFLNRTMIDGLDRFWRARSWADVSKMTPENRAKILPYIYQWTETAEGLTGEEVYSGFSQIDAMRHAALTASKDFDFIISPTAPMPTYPAEWASPINDPQRPFEHIAFTVAMNMSEQPAISINCGYTSKGLPIGLQIFGQRFDDLGVLRLAKAYEDMRPEQRPWPTVS; from the coding sequence ATGTCTTCACTTGCCGATTTGTCAGCTGTCGATCTTGTTTCTGCCTATAAGGCGAAATCGCTTTCGCCGGTTGAAGTTACGGAAGCTGTAATTGAGCGCATTGAGGCCTATGAGGCGAAACTGAATGCGCTTTGGTCTTTTGATCCGGAAAACGCGAGGGCATCTGCGAAGGCATCGGAAGAACGTTGGGCAAAAGGTGAGCCTGCTGGCCCCATTGACGGTGTGCCGCTGACGATCAAGGAAAATATTGCCACGCAAGGTACTGCTGTTCCGCTTGGCTGTGCGGCACTTCCTCTCAATCCTGCAGCCGTTGATGCGCCGCCCGCAGCCCGCACCCGCGAGGCTGGCGGCGTGCTTCTGGCTAAAACAACCATGCCTGATCTCGGTATGTTGTCCTCTGGGCTTTCGAGCTTTCATAAGCTTGCACGCAACCCGTGGGACTTGAACACCAATCCGGGCGGTTCAAGTGCTGGTGCAGGTAGCGCTGGTGCTGCTGGTTACGGGCCACTGCATATAGGCACGGACATTGGCGGCTCCATCCGCCTGCCTGCCGGGTGGTGCGGTCTGGTTGGCCTGAAGCCGTCCTTCGGGCGTATTCCGATCGATCCTACGTTTCTCGGTCGCGTTGCCGGCCCGATGACGCGTACGGTTGCCGACAGTGCACTTTATATGTCGGTGCTTTCGTGTCCTGATCGCAGAGACCCAATGAGCCTGCCATATCAGGATATCGACTGGATGAACCTTGATATCGATGTAAAAGGTCTCAAAATCGGCCTTTGGCTCGATGCCGGTTTTGGTGAGCCGACGGGCGATGAAACACGCGCGGCTGTGGAAGTTGCAGCGAAGCTGCTCGCGGATGCTGGCGCGATAATTGAGCCGGTTGCTCCATTCCTCAATCGAACCATGATCGATGGGCTTGATCGCTTCTGGCGCGCACGTTCCTGGGCCGACGTCTCTAAGATGACGCCGGAAAACCGTGCGAAAATCTTGCCATACATCTATCAATGGACTGAAACCGCTGAGGGTTTGACTGGCGAGGAAGTCTATTCCGGCTTTTCCCAAATAGATGCGATGCGCCATGCAGCCCTTACGGCGTCGAAGGATTTCGATTTCATCATTTCCCCGACCGCTCCAATGCCGACCTATCCGGCGGAATGGGCCTCTCCGATTAATGATCCGCAGCGGCCCTTCGAGCACATTGCGTTCACTGTCGCGATGAACATGTCGGAACAGCCAGCGATTTCGATTAATTGCGGCTATACGTCAAAGGGCTTGCCGATTGGTTTGCAGATTTTCGGCCAGCGCTTTGACGATCTGGGCGTGCTGCGACTTGCAAAGGCCTATGAGGATATGCGGCCAGAGCAAAGGCCATGGCCGACGGTTTCTTGA
- a CDS encoding 3'-5' exonuclease, with the protein MRHQFDLFAPPVSTGEKKAELRPARPKSRKTNGPDEAEMVQHLKDSGRYRILQRLDPPPTVPDADTIAFPRLGVVVDTETTGLSAAQEEIIEIGAVAFRYADDGSIGDVCATFGALQEPSKPIPADITRITGITDEMVAGQIIPRAKLEALIGNADLIIAHNAGFDRPFLERFSPVFENKPWACSVKEIDWTARGFEGTKLGYLIGQSGYFHNGHRAEDDCQALLAVLKEQSGKTTPFAELLKASQKSRLRIYAENSPFEMKDKLKERRYRWSDGSDGRPKSWWTEIDEDELEAELKYLRTEIYPWRDAEPLIQKLTAVDRYKERAPLRSK; encoded by the coding sequence ATGCGCCATCAGTTCGACCTATTTGCTCCCCCCGTCTCCACCGGGGAGAAAAAGGCAGAACTACGCCCAGCGCGCCCAAAATCCAGAAAGACGAACGGTCCTGACGAAGCGGAGATGGTGCAACATCTGAAAGACAGCGGACGCTATCGTATCTTGCAGCGACTTGACCCACCGCCGACAGTACCGGATGCAGACACGATTGCATTTCCTCGGCTTGGGGTAGTCGTTGACACCGAAACGACGGGCTTGAGTGCTGCGCAGGAAGAAATTATCGAGATTGGCGCCGTTGCGTTCCGCTATGCTGACGATGGCTCGATTGGCGATGTTTGTGCAACTTTTGGCGCCTTGCAGGAACCTTCAAAGCCAATTCCAGCCGATATTACGCGTATCACAGGCATTACCGATGAAATGGTCGCCGGACAGATCATTCCGCGGGCGAAGCTTGAAGCACTGATCGGCAATGCAGATCTCATCATCGCACATAATGCAGGTTTTGATCGGCCCTTTCTGGAACGTTTTTCACCAGTCTTTGAAAACAAGCCTTGGGCTTGTTCGGTCAAGGAGATTGACTGGACGGCCCGCGGCTTTGAAGGCACCAAGCTTGGTTATCTGATCGGCCAGAGCGGCTATTTCCATAATGGCCACCGCGCAGAGGACGACTGTCAGGCATTGCTCGCGGTGCTGAAGGAACAATCCGGCAAGACGACACCTTTTGCAGAATTGCTGAAGGCAAGCCAGAAATCGCGTCTGCGCATTTATGCAGAAAACAGCCCTTTTGAAATGAAGGACAAGCTGAAGGAGCGCCGCTACCGCTGGTCTGATGGCAGCGACGGGCGTCCGAAATCATGGTGGACAGAAATTGACGAAGATGAACTCGAAGCCGAACTCAAATATCTGCGCACAGAGATTTATCCTTGGCGCGATGCAGAGCCACTGATTCAGAAACTCACTGCCGTCGATCGCTATAAAGAACGCGCGCCACTCAGATCAAAATAA
- a CDS encoding DUF2778 domain-containing protein, which translates to MAFVSDFYGLQSSPSFRVALPFHLKGIVRFAAMATGAIMVAGCMVVTLGMVEAVLPAFMPLAPVMRRLPAKTPQQLTVVDQKIGMGPAIRQGFIQAYTADAPYSNLDWRRNNLKDADIIADIGPEAVIEASVEVPSHVVEPREERVTPFAQVQFVVSPDVIDTAANAAQYASRDFLALDKIALPTARVTPVPSINPAAKIADASVVAETAVALPDVVPFPGNRPRIKTSENPKQPQLAYAPANGQTEDVQRGLVQRLFGHTARNKTAIYDISAATVYMPNGEKLEAHSGIGYMRDNPKFVDQKMRGATPPSTYNLRMRESLFHGVEAVRLLPANGRNPHNRDGLLAHTYMLRRPGDSNGCVVFKDYARFLRAFKRGEIDKMIVVESSSNISNKRYM; encoded by the coding sequence ATGGCGTTCGTCTCAGATTTTTATGGTTTGCAATCCAGCCCATCGTTCAGGGTAGCGCTGCCTTTTCATCTTAAAGGTATTGTACGCTTTGCGGCTATGGCAACTGGCGCTATAATGGTTGCTGGTTGCATGGTGGTCACGTTGGGAATGGTTGAGGCTGTGCTTCCCGCTTTTATGCCCCTGGCTCCTGTCATGCGCCGTTTGCCGGCGAAAACACCGCAACAATTGACTGTAGTTGACCAAAAAATCGGAATGGGGCCTGCTATTCGGCAGGGCTTTATTCAGGCTTATACGGCGGATGCACCATATTCGAATTTGGATTGGCGCCGAAATAATTTGAAAGATGCTGATATCATTGCGGATATAGGACCAGAGGCGGTAATTGAAGCTTCGGTTGAAGTGCCATCACATGTGGTTGAGCCGCGTGAAGAGCGCGTCACACCGTTTGCGCAAGTTCAATTTGTGGTGTCGCCGGATGTGATCGATACTGCTGCAAATGCGGCTCAATATGCATCTCGTGATTTCCTTGCATTAGATAAGATTGCACTGCCTACAGCACGCGTTACGCCCGTGCCTTCGATTAATCCTGCTGCCAAAATTGCCGATGCGAGTGTTGTAGCCGAAACAGCAGTAGCTTTACCTGATGTTGTGCCTTTCCCTGGCAACAGGCCAAGGATAAAGACTTCCGAGAATCCGAAGCAACCACAACTCGCTTATGCACCTGCAAACGGTCAGACTGAAGATGTTCAGCGCGGCCTCGTCCAGCGCTTATTCGGTCATACTGCCCGCAACAAAACTGCGATTTATGATATTTCTGCTGCTACCGTTTATATGCCCAATGGTGAAAAGTTAGAGGCCCACTCTGGTATCGGCTATATGCGCGATAATCCTAAATTCGTTGATCAGAAGATGCGCGGCGCAACACCGCCGAGCACTTATAACCTTCGTATGCGGGAAAGCCTTTTTCATGGAGTGGAAGCTGTTCGTCTGCTCCCTGCCAATGGACGCAATCCCCACAATAGAGATGGTCTGCTTGCGCACACCTATATGTTGCGCCGTCCCGGCGATTCCAACGGTTGTGTCGTATTTAAGGATTATGCTCGCTTCTTGAGGGCTTTCAAAAGAGGTGAGATTGATAAAATGATAGTTGTCGAAAGTAGTTCTAATATTTCTAATAAAAGATATATGTAG
- a CDS encoding TIGR03767 family metallophosphoesterase — MNIKKESLGVYGILSRRSFLKASCTVPVGGALFACGCVPHQVFSAEETQSDVLTTLDKSIVPGEYLTKGKRYRQLAYDNGLPLIVREDLASALDKRDSSRKALVAFAQITDLHIIDAASPAHAAFMRQYGGPNGNLDGAPLANAWRPQETLTIQVLDAMIRRINQIGAGPVSKRKFDFAISTGDSADTRAMHELMSVLTVLNGGSATMSASGAAYIGVQDNNVFSDQTYDAYWHPEPITGNVKADIWKRAFGFPEVEGFLSSISQPIKAEGLKMPWYSGFGNHDVLDYGVFGGGGISDFISKISTSNRVLMGLPGGMQPEVFLGELSKTAPTQLTQLMAEVPSIQTTPSELRRPFTKSEFIQQHLASKGPFGPDGHGFTQENFDQQNAYYKFDMADGVVGIMLDTTNPNGGPDGSLDIDQAKWLENQLQNYSSSYYLDDGSIVKTGNRDSLITIFSHHNSITFDNLKRAPAGMPDSERLGSAAFLSLITRYPNVVLWVNGHTHCNRIWSHYDPLNNGHGLWEINTAAHIDYPQQSRSIEILDNCDGTLSIVAVVIDHSSPDSIKRNGLQTSQSLAALSLELAMNDPALDRAFRLGAPEDLNVELIIKKPFV, encoded by the coding sequence GTGAATATCAAGAAAGAATCTTTAGGGGTTTATGGTATATTATCTCGCCGTTCCTTCTTGAAGGCGAGTTGTACCGTGCCTGTCGGAGGTGCTTTATTCGCGTGTGGCTGTGTCCCGCATCAAGTTTTTTCCGCGGAAGAAACGCAGTCTGATGTATTGACGACCCTGGATAAGTCTATTGTGCCTGGTGAATACCTGACTAAGGGCAAGCGCTACAGGCAGCTAGCATATGATAACGGTTTACCACTAATTGTGCGGGAAGACTTAGCATCTGCACTTGATAAGCGCGATTCTAGTAGAAAAGCTCTTGTCGCCTTTGCACAGATTACAGACTTGCACATTATCGACGCAGCTTCGCCTGCTCATGCCGCGTTTATGAGGCAGTATGGTGGGCCAAACGGAAATCTTGATGGCGCTCCATTGGCCAATGCCTGGCGCCCGCAAGAAACGCTGACCATTCAGGTCTTGGATGCTATGATCCGGCGCATTAATCAAATAGGTGCTGGCCCAGTATCAAAGCGTAAATTTGATTTTGCAATATCGACTGGCGATAGCGCTGATACGCGCGCAATGCATGAACTGATGTCTGTACTCACCGTTTTAAATGGTGGCTCTGCGACAATGTCTGCCAGTGGTGCTGCTTATATAGGTGTTCAAGACAATAATGTTTTTTCTGACCAAACTTACGATGCTTATTGGCATCCTGAGCCGATCACTGGAAATGTAAAGGCGGACATTTGGAAGCGAGCTTTTGGCTTCCCGGAAGTTGAAGGATTTCTGTCTTCTATTAGTCAGCCAATAAAAGCCGAAGGCTTGAAAATGCCGTGGTACTCAGGTTTTGGAAATCACGATGTACTTGATTACGGTGTCTTTGGCGGTGGGGGCATTTCTGATTTTATATCAAAAATTAGCACTTCTAATCGAGTTCTGATGGGGTTGCCTGGAGGAATGCAGCCAGAGGTTTTCCTAGGTGAGTTGAGCAAAACTGCACCAACGCAATTAACTCAGTTAATGGCAGAAGTGCCCAGTATTCAAACTACCCCTTCAGAGTTGCGCCGTCCGTTTACAAAATCGGAATTTATTCAGCAGCATCTGGCCTCAAAGGGCCCCTTTGGTCCAGACGGCCATGGCTTTACACAAGAAAACTTTGATCAACAAAACGCCTATTATAAGTTCGATATGGCGGATGGTGTCGTAGGCATCATGCTTGATACGACTAACCCAAACGGTGGCCCGGATGGATCTCTGGATATAGATCAAGCTAAATGGCTTGAAAATCAGCTTCAGAATTATTCATCATCTTACTATTTAGATGATGGTTCAATTGTCAAAACCGGTAATCGAGATTCTCTTATTACAATTTTCTCTCATCATAATTCTATTACTTTCGATAACTTGAAGCGTGCGCCCGCAGGAATGCCGGATTCGGAACGGCTAGGGTCAGCGGCCTTTTTAAGTCTGATAACGCGTTATCCAAATGTTGTTCTTTGGGTGAACGGGCACACGCACTGTAATCGTATATGGAGCCATTATGACCCGTTGAATAACGGTCATGGCTTGTGGGAGATTAACACTGCCGCACATATCGATTACCCGCAGCAATCCAGGTCGATTGAAATACTGGATAATTGCGATGGCACATTGTCGATCGTAGCAGTTGTTATTGATCACTCTTCGCCAGATTCGATCAAACGGAACGGTTTACAGACATCACAATCGCTAGCGGCATTAAGCCTAGAGCTGGCCATGAATGACCCGGCACTTGATCGTGCATTTCGTTTGGGTGCTCCAGAAGATTTAAATGTGGAACTTATTATCAAAAAGCCTTTTGTTTGA